One Patescibacteria group bacterium DNA window includes the following coding sequences:
- a CDS encoding flippase, whose amino-acid sequence MSLTRQVAHNMFYQVGGKILSTILGLVALAMMTRYLGQDGYGGYTTIISFLQFFGILVDFGLTLTTVQMISEPNANINKITSNIFTLRFFSAVIFLGLAPLVVLFFPYSSTLKIGVAVTSISFLFIALNQVLIGLFQKNLRMEKVAIAENLGRVVLVAGVTVAIYMKAGLLAIMLAVILGSFANFLVNFLFSLKYVRIRFVFDWPIWKEIYRRSWPIGLSIVFNLIYLKADVIVLSLFQNQATVGLYGASYRVLDVLTTLPMMFAGLVLPVLTSSWAEKNLERFSRVIKKSFDFLMIIIMPIIFGTMLLGERIMSAVAGEDFGGSGTILKILILAAGAIFVGTLFGHVIVAIKKQKQMIWGYASVALLSLAGYVIFIPLYTYWAAAWITFLSEGAIALLTFFVVWKNTRLLPSGKVLWKSIFASLFMCLALYFLIDMNLLFLIFCGAVIYFAVLYLFRGYNKETIMEITKLK is encoded by the coding sequence ATGTCTCTTACGCGCCAGGTCGCGCACAACATGTTTTATCAAGTCGGTGGAAAAATTCTTTCCACAATTTTAGGTTTGGTCGCGCTCGCCATGATGACGCGTTATCTTGGCCAAGACGGCTACGGTGGATATACGACGATCATCTCTTTTTTACAATTTTTTGGAATTTTAGTTGACTTTGGTCTAACCTTAACCACGGTGCAGATGATTTCCGAACCAAATGCCAACATAAATAAAATTACGAGCAATATTTTTACTTTAAGATTTTTTTCTGCGGTAATTTTTCTGGGTCTCGCGCCGCTCGTTGTTCTTTTTTTTCCATACAGCTCTACTTTAAAAATTGGCGTAGCCGTCACCTCCATTTCTTTTCTTTTCATCGCCTTAAACCAGGTTCTAATCGGCCTCTTTCAAAAAAATCTCCGCATGGAAAAAGTCGCCATCGCAGAAAATCTCGGCCGAGTAGTCCTCGTTGCCGGAGTTACCGTAGCGATTTATATGAAAGCCGGCCTGCTAGCCATAATGCTCGCGGTAATTTTAGGAAGCTTTGCCAATTTTCTGGTTAATTTTCTTTTTTCCCTAAAATACGTTCGTATCAGATTTGTTTTTGATTGGCCAATCTGGAAAGAAATTTACCGCCGTTCCTGGCCCATCGGCCTTTCCATTGTTTTTAACCTTATATATTTGAAAGCTGATGTAATTGTTTTATCCCTTTTTCAAAATCAAGCCACAGTCGGCCTTTACGGCGCTTCCTATCGTGTCCTTGACGTCTTAACCACCCTCCCGATGATGTTTGCCGGGCTTGTTCTGCCTGTTTTAACTTCTTCCTGGGCAGAAAAAAATCTAGAGAGATTTTCGCGGGTTATTAAAAAATCTTTTGATTTTTTAATGATCATTATTATGCCAATAATTTTTGGTACGATGCTTTTGGGTGAACGAATTATGAGTGCGGTAGCTGGCGAGGATTTTGGGGGCTCCGGAACGATTTTAAAAATTTTGATTCTGGCGGCCGGAGCGATTTTTGTTGGCACGCTTTTCGGCCACGTTATTGTCGCTATTAAAAAACAAAAACAAATGATCTGGGGATACGCCTCGGTTGCCCTCCTTTCTCTCGCTGGATATGTTATTTTTATTCCACTCTATACTTACTGGGCGGCGGCTTGGATCACTTTTCTTTCCGAAGGTGCGATTGCTCTTCTGACATTTTTTGTCGTTTGGAAAAATACCCGCCTGCTTCCATCGGGAAAAGTTCTTTGGAAGTCGATTTTCGCAAGTCTGTTTATGTGCCTCGCTCTTTATTTCTTAATTGATATGAATCTTCTGTTTCTGATTTTTTGTGGCGCAGTTATTTATTTTGCTGTACTATATCTATTCCGCGGATATAATAAAGAAACTATCATGGAAATTACTAAATTAAAATAA
- a CDS encoding PH domain-containing protein has protein sequence MSIYVKKFIAQKSYEKIIYFLRRDTIVYIKQLILFVFLLAIPIGLYFFFQNTFPSLFLNTIIYPLLMLLASIYYLTVWLVAFTAFIDYYLDFWVVTNDRIINVEQRLFSRTISELDLYKIQDVTGQSKGFLQTMFDYGNVYVQTAGATGRFNFEEVPGPREIASKIIILAEEDRKYHIKESHPTGGTI, from the coding sequence ATGAGTATTTATGTAAAAAAATTCATCGCGCAAAAATCTTACGAAAAAATAATTTATTTTTTGCGGCGGGATACAATTGTTTATATAAAACAATTAATCCTTTTTGTTTTTCTCTTGGCAATCCCCATTGGCCTTTATTTCTTTTTCCAAAATACTTTTCCTTCGCTTTTTCTAAATACCATAATCTATCCGCTGCTCATGCTCCTCGCGAGCATTTACTATTTAACTGTCTGGCTCGTGGCCTTTACCGCTTTTATTGATTATTATTTAGATTTTTGGGTTGTCACAAACGACAGAATAATCAATGTTGAGCAGCGCCTTTTTTCCCGAACTATTTCCGAACTGGATCTATATAAAATTCAAGACGTCACTGGCCAAAGCAAAGGATTTTTACAAACGATGTTTGATTATGGAAATGTTTATGTCCAGACGGCCGGGGCAACGGGACGTTTTAATTTTGAGGAAGTTCCCGGTCCGCGAGAAATAGCGAGTAAGATTATTATCTTAGCTGAAGAAGATAGAAAATATCATATTAAAGAATCTCATCCGACGGGCGGAACAATTTAA
- the ruvB gene encoding Holliday junction branch migration DNA helicase RuvB, with protein MSDDRIIEPKEQNEDQVFDMTLRPKVLSEYIGQEQIKKNLEIFISAAKKRKEPIEHVLLYGCPGLGKTTLAHVISNEMGAQIRITSGPAIERAGDLAAILTNLGEGDILFIDEIHRLNKVIEEVLYPAMEEYALDLVIGKGPGARTVRLDLPRFTIIGATTKVSMISSPLRDRFGATYHLNFYEDEDIGKIINRSAKILNIKIDDNAVELLASRARKTPRVANRILKRVRDYAEVKANGIITTELAEEALKNLGVDQFGLDQIDRRILESIIKKFQGGPVGLNTLSAATGEEQATIDEVYEPYLLQLGFINRTPRGRIATEAAYKHLGIDIPKNLQEKLV; from the coding sequence ATGTCTGATGACCGAATAATTGAACCCAAAGAACAAAATGAAGACCAAGTGTTTGATATGACACTTCGGCCCAAAGTTTTGTCTGAATATATCGGCCAAGAACAGATTAAAAAAAATCTGGAAATTTTTATTTCCGCGGCAAAAAAAAGAAAAGAACCGATTGAACATGTTCTTCTTTACGGCTGCCCTGGCCTTGGGAAAACCACGCTTGCCCACGTCATCTCAAACGAAATGGGCGCCCAAATCCGCATTACTTCCGGTCCGGCGATTGAACGAGCCGGCGACCTCGCGGCAATTCTCACAAACCTCGGCGAAGGCGATATTTTATTTATTGATGAAATCCATCGCCTAAATAAAGTGATCGAAGAAGTTTTGTATCCGGCGATGGAAGAATACGCGCTGGATCTTGTAATCGGGAAAGGTCCGGGCGCGCGAACGGTTCGTCTGGATTTACCTCGTTTCACGATCATTGGCGCCACGACAAAAGTCAGTATGATTTCTTCGCCGCTCCGCGACCGCTTTGGCGCGACATATCATTTAAATTTTTATGAAGACGAAGACATCGGAAAAATTATTAACCGTAGCGCGAAAATTCTAAACATTAAAATTGACGACAACGCCGTAGAGCTTTTAGCCAGCCGTGCCCGAAAAACTCCGCGCGTCGCGAACCGCATTTTAAAACGCGTCCGCGATTACGCTGAAGTCAAAGCAAATGGTATAATAACAACGGAGCTGGCGGAGGAAGCGTTAAAAAATTTAGGCGTTGACCAGTTTGGTTTGGATCAAATTGACCGACGCATTCTTGAATCAATCATTAAAAAATTTCAAGGTGGCCCAGTCGGTTTAAATACTCTTTCCGCCGCAACCGGCGAGGAGCAGGCCACGATCGATGAAGTTTATGAACCGTATCTTCTTCAGCTTGGTTTTATAAATCGCACCCCACGCGGCCGAATTGCCACCGAAGCGGCATATAAACATTTAGGTATTGATATTCCAAAAAATTTGCAAGAAAAATTAGTTTAA
- a CDS encoding PHP domain-containing protein: MAKFDLHFHSTYSDGKLSVPALAAIIKLEKLKFCALADHDSIDGVRELEMSLDGSGVKVITGVELTAKYNDNEVHILAYDFDVDAVTEILKERNEIVRHKKIEEMETAIKLSRKEGLEVTRGLMPFEKQPVSLTVALDICANSLNQNLFLKKYGKYFMPEDVYYEYQAPGKSCAVERSGVTVTWLVDKFKEVARDLIIAHPFVSESVVMKPLDETRINDLLMMGITGIEVYHNKTSDEQISLLKKITNERGIHYTGGSDFHGKKTDTPIGQYGHDRDIPDFYLSNYRSTRGG; encoded by the coding sequence ATGGCGAAATTTGATTTACATTTTCATTCAACCTATTCTGACGGAAAATTATCTGTTCCGGCGCTTGCCGCAATTATCAAGCTAGAAAAACTAAAATTTTGCGCCCTCGCTGATCATGATAGTATTGACGGTGTTCGAGAACTAGAAATGTCCCTTGATGGCTCTGGCGTCAAAGTGATTACCGGAGTTGAGCTCACTGCAAAATATAACGATAATGAGGTGCATATTTTGGCTTATGATTTTGATGTCGACGCAGTAACGGAAATATTAAAGGAGCGTAATGAAATCGTACGACATAAAAAGATAGAGGAAATGGAGACCGCAATTAAGCTTTCCCGAAAAGAAGGACTTGAAGTTACTCGTGGTTTAATGCCGTTTGAAAAACAGCCAGTCAGTCTAACAGTTGCACTTGATATTTGCGCAAATAGTTTAAATCAAAACCTTTTTCTAAAAAAATATGGAAAGTATTTTATGCCAGAGGATGTATATTACGAGTATCAAGCACCGGGTAAATCTTGCGCCGTAGAAAGAAGTGGCGTTACCGTTACGTGGCTGGTGGATAAATTTAAGGAAGTAGCGCGAGATTTGATTATCGCGCATCCATTCGTGTCAGAAAGCGTTGTTATGAAGCCGCTTGATGAGACGCGTATCAATGATTTACTGATGATGGGAATCACCGGAATTGAAGTGTATCACAATAAAACTTCTGACGAACAAATTTCATTGTTAAAAAAAATAACTAACGAGCGGGGAATTCACTATACTGGCGGATCTGATTTTCATGGAAAAAAAACAGATACACCTATCGGCCAGTATGGTCACGATCGAGATATCCCTGATTTTTATCTTTCAAACTATCGCTCAACCAGAGGGGGGTAA
- a CDS encoding O-antigen ligase family protein, whose product MLWPILLILFFSAYAYLAWRNLLWATAVLLALLPTYLIRFSLGPMPMTALEAMIFILFVVWVIKLKIKKEKFNHPLKILENKKWAWLIFAWLTFAIISLLISPDLRAAAGIFKAYFFEPIIFLFVLLSIVKTKKDLEIIFYALGISALYVSAFAIYQKFTGFAIPNPIWQAAETRRVTSFYGFPNAIGLYLAPIIVLYVGWLISKFQVSSFKFKKIIITNLKPLIFQLFVIISSPAAVVFARSEGAYVGILAGLFFLGILTKKLRRSTIVLAIIFVMVVALVPQFRNYAVEQITFKNDSGKVRLIMWQETWQMIRGRLFSGAGLAGYQETFAPYHKAKYIEIYLYPHNLFLNFWSELGLGGLLVFLLIIIKFFKDNIKKFFAPNPALFVTLSAAMITIFVHGLVDVPYFKNDLAILFWLIIGLSLLELKKMPKKT is encoded by the coding sequence ATGCTTTGGCCAATTTTATTAATTTTATTTTTTTCTGCTTACGCCTACCTCGCTTGGCGAAATTTGCTTTGGGCGACTGCCGTCCTCCTCGCTCTCTTGCCAACATACTTAATCAGATTTTCTCTGGGACCAATGCCCATGACCGCTCTTGAGGCAATGATTTTTATTCTTTTTGTGGTTTGGGTTATAAAATTAAAAATCAAAAAAGAAAAATTCAACCATCCTTTAAAAATTTTAGAAAATAAAAAATGGGCGTGGCTTATATTTGCCTGGCTAACCTTCGCCATTATTTCACTTTTAATTTCTCCCGACCTACGCGCCGCCGCGGGAATTTTTAAAGCCTATTTTTTTGAACCGATTATTTTTTTATTTGTTCTCCTGAGTATTGTCAAAACAAAAAAAGATTTGGAAATAATTTTTTACGCTCTGGGGATTTCCGCGCTTTATGTTTCCGCTTTTGCCATTTACCAAAAATTTACCGGCTTCGCTATTCCAAACCCCATTTGGCAAGCGGCTGAAACACGCCGCGTTACAAGTTTTTATGGTTTCCCTAACGCTATTGGGCTTTATCTCGCGCCGATCATCGTGCTTTATGTCGGCTGGCTAATCTCAAAGTTTCAAGTTTCAAGTTTCAAGTTTAAAAAAATTATAATCACAAATCTTAAGCCGTTGATTTTCCAATTGTTTGTTATTATCTCTTCTCCCGCAGCTGTCGTCTTCGCCCGCTCCGAAGGTGCTTACGTTGGAATATTAGCTGGCTTATTTTTCCTTGGCATTCTTACAAAAAAATTGCGCAGGTCAACCATAGTGCTCGCGATTATTTTTGTTATGGTTGTTGCGCTCGTGCCGCAATTTAGAAATTATGCCGTGGAACAAATAACTTTTAAAAATGACTCTGGAAAAGTTCGGTTAATTATGTGGCAAGAAACGTGGCAGATGATCCGCGGCCGGCTTTTTTCCGGAGCGGGTTTAGCCGGCTACCAGGAAACTTTCGCGCCATACCACAAGGCAAAATATATTGAAATTTATCTTTATCCGCATAATTTATTTTTAAATTTTTGGAGCGAACTTGGCCTCGGCGGTTTGCTTGTTTTTTTACTGATCATCATAAAATTTTTTAAAGATAATATTAAAAAATTCTTTGCGCCTAATCCTGCGCTCTTTGTCACCCTCTCTGCTGCCATGATTACAATTTTTGTTCATGGCCTTGTTGATGTTCCTTATTTCAAAAATGATTTAGCAATTTTATTTTGGTTAATTATTGGCCTCTCACTTTTAGAACTTAAAAAAATGCCGAAAAAAACGTAA
- a CDS encoding MFS transporter: MKLRGTKLRYYFLQDINPVIRFLIISDTVIMGAAGLLGPIFALFITDFIRGGNEAVAGLAAGIYLLTKSIFQIPIAHLIDRIRGEKDDFWLMFIFSIFIAIIPLLYLIIDTPIELYAVQFVLGLFTAFTFPTYMAIFTRHIDKEKEGTEWGVYFTLTDLTGAALAALGGYIAAISGFPILIFTVVIVSTLGALLLLPIKSYIKTST; the protein is encoded by the coding sequence ATGAAACTCCGCGGAACAAAACTGAGATATTATTTTTTGCAGGATATCAATCCTGTCATCCGTTTTCTTATTATTTCAGACACAGTCATTATGGGAGCGGCCGGTTTGCTTGGCCCGATTTTTGCGCTTTTTATCACCGATTTCATCCGCGGCGGCAACGAAGCAGTCGCCGGTCTTGCTGCGGGCATCTATCTTTTAACAAAAAGCATTTTTCAAATTCCTATCGCTCACTTGATTGATAGAATCCGCGGAGAAAAAGATGATTTTTGGCTCATGTTTATTTTTTCAATTTTTATTGCCATTATTCCCCTTCTGTATCTTATAATTGATACGCCGATTGAACTTTACGCCGTGCAATTTGTTTTAGGCCTTTTCACTGCTTTCACCTTTCCAACTTATATGGCAATATTTACCCGTCATATTGATAAAGAAAAAGAAGGAACAGAATGGGGCGTTTATTTTACCTTGACTGATTTGACTGGCGCGGCGCTCGCGGCTCTCGGCGGATATATTGCCGCCATAAGCGGTTTTCCTATTCTTATTTTTACGGTTGTGATTGTTTCTACCCTGGGGGCGCTCTTGCTTTTGCCGATTAAATCTTACATTAAAACCTCAACTTAA
- a CDS encoding SpoIID/LytB domain-containing protein: protein MEKRKNKKINRGQKFLSGFLLAAVLAFIFNLMPGGAEAAVAGYTAQKISQSFGSLTLAPGKAITFEAAFKNIGTVAWSNSSSNYISLYVDSAGRQLYHPYWYTIEQPGKMLETKILPGETAHFRFALKAPELLGFYTIRLKLAAENLTWIPGGVIDLPVNVTNGTASVQTPVVSSPTSAATTTAENFAAVKLIQSSQAVALAGGGKNNFIVGFKNIGQNAWETSGANLVKICVGGTTATEPFRDTNWLSASCPATVSGTTLPGQIGYFSFSLVGNLGGDYNPSFVLMNSEKIITGGEVILPIKISGTVETPVIAPTVVAIPESVMRVGLYNTTTAETLRANTAFEVRDAENNLIFSVPAGATVTAAFNFTAKTYSVALGGVIRDNLSYLKFVAPDLNTIFEITSFEDRPAWNTSLNDNKFRGNLELRWSEDREKLYMINELPLETYLKGLAESSNNNPAEYHRALAIAARTFAQYNINIGGKHPAGNFHLNASSYDQVYRGYNSEIRLPNFVKAVEDTRGIVVTYNNEIVVTPYFSQSDGRTRAWEEVWWGTGKAWLVSRPDPNCAGMNLFGHGVGLSARGARGMALAGSTFEQILKHYYTGVELKTIY from the coding sequence ATGGAAAAAAGAAAAAATAAAAAAATAAATCGAGGGCAAAAGTTTTTGTCAGGATTTCTGCTGGCGGCGGTCCTGGCTTTTATTTTTAATTTAATGCCCGGCGGCGCGGAGGCGGCAGTAGCCGGATATACCGCACAAAAAATTTCTCAGAGTTTTGGTTCGTTGACTTTGGCTCCAGGCAAAGCAATAACTTTTGAAGCGGCTTTTAAAAATATTGGTACGGTGGCTTGGTCAAATTCCAGCAGCAATTATATTTCTCTTTATGTGGATAGCGCCGGCCGGCAATTGTATCATCCTTATTGGTATACGATTGAACAGCCGGGAAAAATGTTAGAAACAAAAATTTTACCTGGTGAAACAGCTCATTTTCGTTTCGCGCTCAAAGCTCCGGAGCTTTTGGGATTTTACACCATCAGATTAAAATTGGCGGCGGAAAATTTGACGTGGATTCCCGGCGGCGTAATCGATTTGCCAGTTAATGTGACAAACGGAACAGCTTCCGTGCAAACTCCAGTCGTAAGCAGTCCAACTTCCGCAGCCACGACTACGGCAGAAAATTTCGCGGCCGTAAAATTGATTCAAAGCAGCCAGGCGGTCGCCCTGGCCGGCGGAGGGAAAAATAATTTTATAGTGGGATTTAAAAATATTGGGCAAAATGCTTGGGAAACAAGCGGTGCTAATTTGGTAAAAATTTGCGTCGGAGGAACGACCGCGACCGAACCTTTCCGCGATACAAATTGGCTTTCAGCAAGTTGTCCGGCAACTGTTTCCGGGACAACGCTGCCGGGACAGATCGGATATTTTAGTTTTTCTTTAGTCGGGAATTTAGGTGGCGATTACAACCCAAGCTTTGTTTTAATGAATAGTGAAAAAATAATTACGGGTGGAGAGGTAATTTTACCGATAAAAATTTCTGGAACGGTGGAAACGCCGGTTATTGCCCCGACGGTTGTCGCCATTCCAGAGTCGGTAATGAGAGTAGGGCTTTATAACACAACGACCGCGGAAACTCTTCGCGCCAATACCGCCTTTGAAGTTCGTGACGCTGAAAACAATTTAATTTTTTCCGTTCCGGCCGGGGCTACGGTTACCGCCGCTTTCAATTTTACGGCAAAAACTTATTCGGTGGCGCTTGGCGGCGTAATTAGAGATAATCTTTCTTATCTTAAATTTGTCGCGCCGGATTTAAATACAATTTTTGAAATTACGAGTTTTGAAGATCGTCCGGCGTGGAATACATCGTTAAACGACAATAAATTTCGTGGTAACCTAGAATTGCGCTGGAGTGAAGATCGGGAAAAACTTTACATGATTAATGAATTACCTCTTGAAACATATTTGAAAGGTTTGGCTGAATCATCAAATAATAATCCGGCTGAATATCACCGGGCGCTTGCCATTGCCGCTCGCACTTTCGCCCAATATAACATTAATATTGGCGGAAAACATCCGGCAGGAAATTTTCACTTGAACGCCAGTTCTTACGATCAAGTATACCGCGGCTACAACTCGGAAATTCGTTTGCCGAATTTTGTGAAAGCAGTAGAAGACACGCGCGGTATAGTGGTTACCTATAATAATGAAATTGTTGTTACGCCGTATTTTTCCCAAAGTGATGGACGAACGAGAGCCTGGGAAGAAGTTTGGTGGGGAACAGGAAAAGCTTGGCTTGTTTCGCGGCCGGATCCAAATTGCGCCGGGATGAATCTTTTCGGTCATGGTGTCGGGCTTTCAGCGCGCGGCGCGCGCGGCATGGCTCTTGCCGGCAGTACCTTTGAGCAGATACTAAAACATTATTATACTGGCGTGGAACTGAAGACAATTTATTAG
- a CDS encoding lmo0937 family membrane protein, whose product MLVTIGIVLLILWLVGLIAFPVIGWFIHVLLVIAIIMILLRIIRGK is encoded by the coding sequence ATGCTTGTAACTATTGGAATTGTGCTCCTAATTCTGTGGCTTGTCGGGCTCATCGCTTTTCCAGTAATAGGATGGTTTATCCATGTTCTTCTTGTCATTGCCATTATTATGATTCTGTTGAGGATTATCAGGGGAAAATAA
- the polX gene encoding DNA polymerase/3'-5' exonuclease PolX — translation MTNLEIAKIFREMAALYEMKEIQFKPRAYERVARSLESLGKSATDIYREGGLSALEKIPGVGRGIALHIEELLKTGKLKIYKKLKKSIPVDLDELLSIEGIGPKTIQILYKKLKIKNIADLESAALSGKIAKLPHFGAQSQEKILKGLEFHKKSHGRFLLGHVLPIAREIEARLRKIPGVDKVQTAGSIRRRQETIGDIDTLITAKHPKKVMEIFTRMPEVDEVLLRGPTKTAVRLKFGIQADVRILPPEDYGAALQYFTGDKNHNIETRKIAIKKGLKLSEYGIFRGKKKIGGKTEEEIYKILGMEWMEPELRTASGEIEAAFRQAQGKPNGLPKIVGYKDIRGDLHAHTKWSDGSNTVEEMALAGKKLGYEYISVSDHVGTLHIAHAMDEKKFLQQIKKIDKLNADFAKKKIGIKILKSAETNISVDGDIDLPHNILEKLDIVLAGVHDHFNLPKEKMTARIIRAIKNPNVNIIVHPTGRVIFQRPAYEMDLDKILKAAKEFGVAMEINAFFDRLDLRDEDIRKAVRLGVKMVISTDAHNKNQLNLMEYGIAQARRGWATKKDILNTWPLEKLLDWFKGK, via the coding sequence ATGACAAATTTAGAAATTGCCAAAATTTTCCGGGAAATGGCGGCGCTTTATGAAATGAAGGAAATCCAATTTAAACCACGCGCTTACGAAAGAGTGGCGCGAAGTTTAGAATCGCTTGGAAAAAGCGCGACAGATATTTACCGTGAAGGCGGACTTTCGGCTTTGGAAAAAATTCCCGGCGTTGGCCGCGGAATCGCTTTACACATTGAAGAACTTTTAAAAACCGGTAAATTAAAAATTTATAAAAAATTAAAAAAATCTATTCCTGTTGATTTAGACGAGCTGCTTTCCATTGAAGGCATCGGTCCAAAAACTATTCAGATTTTGTATAAAAAATTAAAAATTAAAAACATTGCCGATTTGGAATCTGCGGCACTTTCCGGAAAAATCGCAAAGCTCCCCCACTTCGGCGCCCAAAGCCAGGAAAAAATTTTAAAGGGATTGGAATTTCATAAAAAAAGCCATGGCCGATTTTTGCTTGGCCACGTTCTGCCCATCGCCCGGGAAATCGAAGCCCGTCTTCGAAAAATTCCCGGAGTGGATAAAGTCCAAACCGCGGGCTCAATCCGCCGCCGACAGGAAACCATCGGCGACATTGATACTTTGATTACAGCCAAACATCCAAAAAAAGTTATGGAAATTTTCACGCGCATGCCTGAAGTTGACGAAGTGCTATTGCGCGGCCCAACTAAAACTGCTGTTCGCCTAAAATTTGGCATTCAAGCTGATGTTAGAATTCTTCCGCCCGAAGATTATGGCGCGGCTCTACAATATTTTACCGGCGACAAAAACCATAATATTGAAACCAGAAAAATCGCCATCAAAAAAGGTCTGAAACTTAGTGAGTATGGAATTTTTCGCGGCAAGAAAAAAATCGGAGGAAAAACCGAAGAAGAAATTTATAAAATCTTAGGAATGGAATGGATGGAGCCTGAGCTTCGGACCGCGAGCGGCGAAATTGAGGCGGCCTTTCGACAAGCTCAGGGTAAACCTAACGGATTGCCAAAAATTGTCGGCTACAAAGATATTCGCGGCGATTTACATGCCCATACAAAATGGAGCGACGGATCAAACACAGTCGAGGAAATGGCGCTCGCCGGAAAAAAATTGGGCTATGAGTATATTTCTGTTTCTGACCATGTTGGCACTTTGCACATTGCCCACGCCATGGATGAAAAAAAATTTTTACAACAAATTAAAAAAATTGATAAATTGAACGCCGATTTTGCCAAGAAAAAAATTGGGATAAAAATTTTAAAAAGCGCTGAAACAAATATTTCCGTGGACGGGGATATTGACTTGCCCCACAACATTTTAGAAAAATTAGATATTGTTTTGGCTGGCGTCCATGATCATTTTAATTTACCCAAAGAAAAAATGACCGCGAGAATTATCCGCGCCATAAAAAATCCAAATGTCAATATTATTGTCCATCCGACCGGACGAGTAATTTTTCAAAGACCGGCATACGAAATGGATTTGGATAAAATTTTAAAAGCGGCAAAAGAATTTGGCGTAGCTATGGAAATTAATGCGTTTTTTGATCGTCTGGATTTGCGCGATGAAGATATTAGAAAAGCTGTTAGGCTCGGAGTAAAAATGGTAATCTCAACTGATGCGCACAATAAAAACCAACTTAATTTAATGGAATATGGCATTGCTCAGGCGAGACGCGGTTGGGCGACGAAGAAAGATATACTAAATACTTGGCCGCTAGAGAAACTCCTTGATTGGTTTAAAGGAAAGTGA
- a CDS encoding aminoglycoside phosphotransferase family protein, protein MSEHYKFSAETESFEKITLTKEEERVITGLGIAPEDLRKLLATDPFAEGSYALIFELHDRASNLVVKAWKNRRRDSGRGANENIALRLLRARNFKHAPKLKGYLQPSTILFEEKIECETVEQFDKDHIERLALALADLHSIKLNAYGKPFTKRKEGTHMDYLLDGIETLQKISEPFVDQTEAMYLIHRSFDKMKDMANDSSDAFSSTTFTLIHFDLNKNNILYSKKDGAPVIVDWEQASAGDNAMDIAKLFLKLNFNINQKQDFLKIYESCQVNQDPHFRERLKIYEPFVLINSIIWRLEVLRDMPQQMSSDNESQFYGRVKSNLDKEIKILTKFISE, encoded by the coding sequence ATGAGTGAACATTATAAATTCTCGGCTGAGACTGAATCATTTGAAAAAATAACATTAACCAAAGAAGAGGAAAGGGTCATTACAGGGCTAGGTATCGCGCCAGAAGACCTGCGTAAGCTTCTTGCTACCGACCCTTTTGCAGAAGGTAGCTATGCTTTGATTTTCGAATTACATGATAGGGCATCAAATCTCGTTGTAAAGGCATGGAAAAATCGCAGACGTGATTCCGGGAGAGGGGCAAATGAAAACATAGCTCTACGTTTATTAAGGGCTCGTAATTTTAAACACGCGCCAAAATTAAAGGGCTATTTACAACCGTCGACTATTCTTTTCGAAGAAAAAATTGAATGTGAGACTGTGGAACAGTTTGACAAAGATCATATTGAACGGTTAGCGTTGGCGCTAGCTGACCTTCATTCTATAAAGCTTAATGCCTACGGCAAGCCCTTTACAAAAAGGAAGGAGGGTACTCACATGGACTATCTACTTGATGGAATTGAAACTCTCCAAAAAATTTCAGAACCCTTTGTGGATCAAACTGAAGCAATGTACCTTATCCATCGGTCGTTTGACAAGATGAAAGACATGGCAAATGATTCCAGCGATGCTTTTTCGTCTACAACTTTTACTCTGATCCACTTTGACTTAAACAAAAATAATATTCTATATTCTAAAAAAGACGGTGCTCCTGTTATTGTTGATTGGGAACAAGCTTCTGCCGGTGATAATGCAATGGATATAGCTAAGTTGTTTTTGAAATTGAATTTTAATATAAATCAAAAACAGGATTTTTTGAAAATATATGAAAGTTGCCAAGTAAACCAGGATCCGCACTTTCGAGAGAGACTAAAAATTTATGAACCTTTTGTTCTTATTAATTCAATTATTTGGAGATTAGAAGTTTTACGTGATATGCCACAACAAATGTCATCAGACAACGAGAGTCAATTCTATGGTCGCGTTAAATCTAATCTTGATAAAGAAATCAAAATACTTACAAAGTTTATATCAGAATAA